A single Anabrus simplex isolate iqAnaSimp1 chromosome 10, ASM4041472v1, whole genome shotgun sequence DNA region contains:
- the LOC136882242 gene encoding UPF0389 protein GA21628, with amino-acid sequence MSLFFRRVLLQSNFPFKHVGSTQCNFSHTSLRLDKPAVTSDTESKKPDNPLNVLHGGRNHKVDNLEKRFLVWSGKYKRMEDVPPTVSQETMEKARNKARIKISNYMMVGTILACVIFVYSGKQAAKRGESVTKMNLDWHQEVNKAEAETK; translated from the exons ATGTCTTTATTCTTTAGAAGAGTTCTTTTGCAAAGCAATTTTCCTTTCAAGCATGTTGGCAGCACACAATGTAATTTTTCTCACACATCACTTCGATTGGATAAACCAGCAGTAACATCTGACACCGAATCAAAGAAGCCAGATAATCCACTCAATGTTTTACATG GAGGTAGGAATCACAAAGTTGATAATTTAGAGAAGAGGTTTCTTGTGTGGTCTGGCAAATATAAGAGAATGGAAGATGTACCTCCAACAGTATC GCAGGAAACCATGGAGAAAGCACGAAATAAGGCACGCATCAAGATATCCAATTACATGATGGTGGGAACGATACTGGCATGCGTAATATTTGTGTACAGTGGCAAACAGGCAGCCAAGCGTGGGGAGTCGGTTACGAAGATGAACCTTGACTGGCACCAGGAAGTTAATAAGGCTGAAGCAGAAACAAAATGA